The stretch of DNA AGAAATCAAATGAGACGAAAAAAAAACTAATGAGACAGAACCTCCCATCTAACCGTAACTTTGGCAATGAATCCACAGAATTAAGAATCAACAGTTGAAGAAAGAGCTCTCAAAGTAAATGTATATGCCAAATAGCATCCTACACTTCACCAGAAGAGTCTCTTCTCTTGGAGAACCGAGAAGCGCACCTAGATAGGAGCTCAGAACTTTGGGCAAAAAAGTAGAGACATAAGATGCACAGTCCTGTTGCACAAAGACAAATGACTAGTTCAAACATCAGATATTTGACTGGTAGCAAAGTTACAACTCAGATGATTCATGGTGTAGTTCTTCGGGGCAGAGCAGGAGAAAGAAACTAATGGTGAAGTAGATGGGTTAAGTTTTAAGTTTAGGATTTCGATAAATACAATAAGATGGAAAAGTAAGCAATAGAAGAAGTGGGATGAGAAGCCCCAGTGTTCTTTACCAGCATATGCAATCGTCGCACCTGAAGCTACACGTCCCAAAGCTGACAAGAGGTACAGTGTAAAAACCACCTGCAAAATTAATGATTTGCAACGTACTTAAGATAAAGAGTGTTTCAATGTTGCAGGGAACGATAAAGAAACgatgaatggaaaaaaaaaaaaaaaaatccatgcaAGTTCTCAAAAAGTCAGTTGCTTTATTGTTCTGCCTAAATTTCTTCGCATAAGAGCTCAACAAAAGGTTACACTACAGAAATTATTGTTTCTTTATCCTATCTTTTAAAACAAAACAATTTTGACCTCTAGATCCCGTCGATTACTCCAGAAACAATCATTCCTAACTAGTTATCTTAGAAAGCCTAAGCAGCCCTTATAAGATCCCAACAAGCAGGTCCCATAACAAACAATTTGTGCTGCTATCCAGAAACTCCCTAAAATCATTTGACTATATTTCCAAGATAAAATTCTCATGCGGACATCGGTTGCATTCAGCTATTTCAGAGTCCCTCAGCAGCCCGTATCAGATTGTTTCTCTTCTCGTTTCCTTTCCGAGAAAATCATCATGAACTACTAGAAAATTCCAGCAAGCATTAGTTTCGATCTTAAACCCCTAAAAGTCTACTTTCTCGTGAAGTCATCCACCCTTTTTTATGTGCACATTTCATTTCCTCATTGGTCTGTGGTGGATACTATACAAAAatctgaaaaaaataaataaaggatcTGTTAACAGGAAAATCACAATTTAACAAAATATATCCAACAGAGTTAAACTAATTTTCCACAATCTTGTGTTacatcaaatagcaaaaagacaaTAAAGCACTTCTTTGTTTAGACTTCTCATCAACATCAAATCGTTGATTGATAGAGAAGAACTGATTTACTGTTTAAACCGTTCCAGTCTCAGTTAAAAGTAATTTAACTGAAATAAAGTACGGTACAGAACCTGTTCTTAGAGAATCTTAGAGAGGTCTTCTCTCAAAGGTATATGTTCAATACAAGCTTGGAAAACATGTCAAACATCTTCAAACAACAACCTAACCGGTCTTGACCTAAGAGAAAAGAGAGGCAGCATATCTTTTATCCTGACCGGAGAGATTAAAAATCTACTAAAAGGAAAACTAGTCGTCTTAAGTGAATGCAACAAAAGGTGAGAGGTGATATGGTAATATTTTAGAGACAAATGGTAAAAACCTTTCAATGATAGAATAGTAAAACATCCAAAATTTTAAGCCGAGTGACACGATAGAGACATTATAAGTAGCTGCTGAAATACAAAGTCATGTGGTTTTAAGACAAGTACCTTAACAAACAGTCGCTTATCATGCCCTGTTGCAGCAACCCTTAACACAGACTCCGCTGCTCCGACTGTATTAGCCAAGCAAGCAACAATGGTGTTAGCTGTATCTTGAGATATCTGCCATTCAAGAGGATCCACAGGCACCCTAAGAAGATTCATACAACATATGAATGCATTATCATAAAGAACAACTCTTAccatatacaacaacaacaacaaaaaaaccgaAGTCCTAACTATTTTAGGTCAATAAGGAATGCAACTCTTGCTATATAGatgagaaaaaatatatacattcagTATTAAGTTATACACGAGAAAACAAAAGTTAAGGAAAAATAACATTGGCATAATAATTCGAGCCACCATTCTTAACTAATAAAGATATTTAAGCATATTAAGcaatttctttttgaatcaaagcTACACCaactataaattattttaatgccAATCATGCATTCGATGATGCTCGTTTTGGATGTCCAGCCATGAGTTCTTTCAATGCCAAACCAAATATTCTTTCTCTAGCCTTAGATGGATGGTGAACAACAGCACACTGACTAAAAAGCTTAATTTTGCGTAACCATAATCAAAACCCTTATCTCATTGTGgctgatagaaattaagcgaagaagatagaaagatagaaattgtagaagaaactatgaaatgtataagatataattgcctaatacattttgatagtgagttcttgacagccatttatacacactcagtagggaggttatacacattcagtatggaggatttttctcaactgctgagagatttcctcaactgccttgaggaaatcttatctgcttatcatgcccccgcaagattgagcttccatcaaggatgccgatcttggaccgatgagatgaaaatagtttacgggcgagaggctttgtgagtgagtcggctagttgatctgctgtatgtacatgagaaactcggagttgatgtctgacaacttgatctcgcacaaaatggaagtcgatggctatgtgtttcatgcgggaatggaacactggattgacacataaataagtagctccaatattatcacaatatattgtaggaataaccgtggagttgacgttgagttccttgagcaaatttgtgacccaattgagttcagcagcggcggtagcgacggcacggtattcagcttcagttgtagatcgtgcaaccgtcttttgttttttagaactccaactgattggagtagctccaaggaagacaatgtatccggacgtagatgttctatcatcaaagttccctgcccaatcagcatcagcaaaggcatggagatggagtgaagtatttttgcgaaaaAAAATACCataattaagagtccctttaagataccgcaaaattcgtttgaccgcagaccaatgcgtagtagatggtcgatgcatgaattgcgataacttattgacggcaaatgaaatatctggacgggtgagagccaagtactgtaaggagccaaggacttgtcgatactgagtcgaatctgtagcaggacttccatcacataatttaagtgattcactggtagagagaggagttgtaacctctttcgcatcctgcatgtttgcctttgataataaatcttgaatatactttctttgtgataggaagagacctgaagatgtaaatgttgcttccactcccagaaagtagcttaaagttcctagatctttgagggagaatcgatcggccaagtgctttagaaatgcctgagtcttcaaaggatcatttcctgtgacaataatatcatccacatatactaaaagatatattatgcttccattgtgctggcaaatgaataacgaggtatcagactttgaattgatgaagccaattgaagtcaaaaacgagccaagctcgttataccaagcccttggagtttgacgaagtccataaatagctttttgaagtttgcagacatgcctcggatattgaggatgaacaaaaccaggaggttgttgcataaagacatcttcagtaagtgacccctgtaaaaaggcattgttaacatccaattgtcgtatgtgccagccctttgagatagccaaactcaggataagacggattgttgtgggtttaacaacgggactaaatgtctctgtgaagtcgacaccaggtcgttgatgaaaccctttggcgactagacgtgctttgtatctggcaatggatccgtctgggttccgcttaattcgaaagacccatttacacccgatgatattttgtgtgtgatgaaagggtactaaggtccatgtagagttatggaggagagcatcatattcgtcacacatggctttacgccagtgagaagatttttgagcttgagtgattgtagtgggttcactggcctcagtggaggaatttgttatagcatgtaagtcaaggacttgacgtggtttgaaaataccacttttggagcgtgttgtcattggatgtctagggggggtggaagtggtagattgtgttggtggtatagccaagggcgagtcactgtcatggaccgggtcaaccgtcggcacaacaatgtcactagatctaggagaaggtaaagccagtggcaatgttgccgagggtatgacttcattaataggagaaacttgtgaggaagggagtggaggaatagagggagtgagaagctgttgaactggagtaatagtagtatgtgaatcttgagagtaaggactggacggtgtcattggaggttcgtgtgatgagattggagggatattccagtgatgtatgtttatcggagtagtttgcatggtaggattattttgaaaaggaaagacagactcctcaaagataacatgacgtgatataaagacctttttagtttggggttcatagcatcgaaaagcattatgttcaagagagtagcctataaaagtgcaaggcttagatcgtggtgttagcttatgtgacgcatagggacggagccatggataacataaacagccaaaaactctaagtttatgaaggtttggaagtttgtggaataatttttcaaatggtgactggtattgtaagactggagtgagcatacgattaatgagataaactgcagtttgaaaagctactgaccaaaaagatggtggcatggatgcttgatgtagaagggagagaccagtttcaacgatatgccgatgtttgcgttcggcagaaccaaccaattggggagtatgtgggggtgacttgaggtgttgtataccacaagcagagagacaggatgtgagggcttgatattcgcctccaccatcagagtaaactgttttaatggaagattgaaaaaaattctcgactaactttcgaaagttggtaaatacagtagaaacatcagacttatgatggagaggatataaccatgtgtacttagtaaaataatctacaaaaatgacataaaaacgaaacttgtcaaaagaaggaattggggcagggccccacacgtcggtataaatgatttcaaacggtttagagcaagaaatggaggttgtcccaaaaggcagtttatgacttttattgcaaagacaagcatcacaatgattaatagtgctattgattttcaaggtagaaagagaataacgagaaagtaatttttgctgaataaaaggggagggatgaccaagacgacgatgccatacatcaaccggagctgcgattgaggagtgagcagtaggaagggtaatttgtgaagtggatggccactcataaatgttgtctttgttctggccctggaccaaggatgcccccgtgctcaaa from Musa acuminata AAA Group cultivar baxijiao chromosome BXJ2-11, Cavendish_Baxijiao_AAA, whole genome shotgun sequence encodes:
- the LOC135582381 gene encoding reticulon-like protein B23 isoform X5, with product MAEGERRAATEETLASAEEGRVEVGRPAVLLVCGTLVYYHCAYRGSSLLSLVSDVLIVLLCSLAILGMLFRQMNISVPVDPLEWQISQDTANTIVACLANTVGAAESVLRVAATGHDKRLFVKVVFTLYLLSALGRVASGATIAYAGLCILCLYFFAQSSELLSRCASRFSKRRDSSA
- the LOC135582381 gene encoding reticulon-like protein B23 isoform X2, giving the protein MAEGERRAATEETLASAEEGRVEVGRPAVLLVCGTLVYYHCAYRGSSLLSLVSDVLIVLLCSLAILGMLFRQMNISVPVDPLEWQISQDTANTIVACLANTVGAAESVLRVAATGHDKRLFVKVVFTLYLLSALGRVASGATIAYAGKEHWGFSSHFFYCLLFHLIVFIEILNLKLNPSTSPLVSFSCSAPKNYTMNHLSCNFATSQISDV
- the LOC135582381 gene encoding reticulon-like protein B23 isoform X4, producing the protein MAEGERRAATEETLASAEEGRVEVGRPAVLLVCGTLVYYHCAYRGSSLLSLVSDVLIVLLCSLAILGMLFRQMNISVPVDPLEWQISQDTANTIVACLANTVGAAESVLRVAATGHDKRLFVKVVFTLYLLSALGRVASGATIAYAGLCILCLYFFAQSSELLSRCASRFSKRRDSSGEV
- the LOC135582381 gene encoding reticulon-like protein B22 isoform X7, with product MAEGERRAATEETLASAEEGRVEVGRPAVLLVCGTLVYYHCAYRGSSLLSLVSDVLIVLLCSLAILGMLFRQMNISVPVDPLEWQISQDTANTIVACLANTVGAAESVLRVAATGHDKRLFVKVVFTLYLLSALGRVASGLCILCLYFFAQSSELLSRCASRFSKRRDSSA